In the Octopus bimaculoides isolate UCB-OBI-ISO-001 chromosome 18, ASM119413v2, whole genome shotgun sequence genome, one interval contains:
- the LOC128249820 gene encoding uncharacterized protein LOC128249820 isoform X2, translating into MIVFAFIFFLISGVATKEDCNALAQKICPHSFDVFSGKSWDQRFCSKQKLFFSCFHGKNDRCMKYFSILSYLLCENRCKNQGKVSDGNKVGEQKRSPRIHTSNTASKNGRPSDDPPSGSDNRNEMMSQTLYFATFLIILL; encoded by the exons ATGATAGTTTTTGCATTTATCTTCTTTCTCATTTCTG GCGTCGCCACAAAAGAGGATTGCAATGCACTGGCACAAAAGATTTGTCCTCATAGTTTTGACGTTTTCAGCGGAAAGTCATGGGACCAACGCTTCTGCAG CAAACAAAAGTTattcttttcatgttttcatgGTAAAAACGACCGCTGTATGAAATATTTCTCAATCCTGAGTTATCTCTTATGCGAG AACCGTTGTAAAAATCAAGGGAAAGTTTCTGATGGAAACAAG GTGGGTGAGCAGAAAAGGAGCCCCAGAATACACACGTCCAACACAGCTTCCAAGAATGGCAGG ccgAGTGACGATCCTCCTTCAGGCTCCGATAATCGAAACGAG atgATGTCCCAAACATTATACTTTGCCACATTTCTCATTATATTACTATAA
- the LOC128249820 gene encoding uncharacterized protein LOC128249820 isoform X1 encodes MIVFAFIFFLISGVATKEDCNALAQKICPHSFDVFSGKSWDQRFCSKQKLFFSCFHGKNDRCMKYFSILSYLLCEIGMKKGNPLGQPQRRSLNRCKNQGKVSDGNKVGEQKRSPRIHTSNTASKNGRPSDDPPSGSDNRNEMMSQTLYFATFLIILL; translated from the exons ATGATAGTTTTTGCATTTATCTTCTTTCTCATTTCTG GCGTCGCCACAAAAGAGGATTGCAATGCACTGGCACAAAAGATTTGTCCTCATAGTTTTGACGTTTTCAGCGGAAAGTCATGGGACCAACGCTTCTGCAG CAAACAAAAGTTattcttttcatgttttcatgGTAAAAACGACCGCTGTATGAAATATTTCTCAATCCTGAGTTATCTCTTATGCGAG ATCGGAATGAAGAAAGGTAATCCGCTTGGACAACCGCAGAGAAGAAGCTTG AACCGTTGTAAAAATCAAGGGAAAGTTTCTGATGGAAACAAG GTGGGTGAGCAGAAAAGGAGCCCCAGAATACACACGTCCAACACAGCTTCCAAGAATGGCAGG ccgAGTGACGATCCTCCTTCAGGCTCCGATAATCGAAACGAG atgATGTCCCAAACATTATACTTTGCCACATTTCTCATTATATTACTATAA